DNA sequence from the Chitinophaga flava genome:
TATGCAGTCATTCCGAATTATCCTGCTGGTCCTGTCCGTTTATCTGGCGGGATGCACCGGCAGCAGGAAAATTACTTATTTCAACGACATTGCTGCCAAAACCGGCACTGACTCTCTTGAAAAATGCCCTCAGCTGAGGATACAGCCAGGAGACGTATTACAGATCAACGTCAGTACGCCGGACAAGGACGTCAGCCAACTCTTTAACCCTAATCTGGTCAGCCCTCCGAATCCATCGGGAACTGGCATAGATCAGGGATATCTGGTAGACAGCACCGGCTATATCAGTCTTCCCATCATCGGAAAACTGTATGTCAGGGACAAAACCACCAAGGTCATTAATGAAGAAGTAACCGCTGAACTGTCCAAAACACTCAGAAATGTGTATGTCTCTACCCGTATGGTCAACTTCAAAGTCTCGGTACTGGGAGATGTAGCCCACCCCGGCACCTTCAGGATCGGCGCTGAAAGAGCCTCCATCCTCGATGCCCTCAGCATGGCCGGAGACATGAACCCCTCCGCCATCCGGAAAGATGTAATGGTCATCCGTGAAACAGATGGCGTGAAGTATTACACCACACTGGACCTCAACAGCAGCAAAACATTGAGATCACCTTATTATTATCTGGCCAATAATGATGTGATATATATCAAACCCGGCCCGGGTAAGGAGCTTGGCAACTCGCGCATTCTTCCTTTACTACCGGTTATACTCAGCGTTATTTCACTGGCCACCACCATTGTATTACTCAGTAAATGAAAACACCATGGCAAAGCTCAAAGTAATACACAACAAAC
Encoded proteins:
- a CDS encoding polysaccharide biosynthesis/export family protein, whose translation is MQSFRIILLVLSVYLAGCTGSRKITYFNDIAAKTGTDSLEKCPQLRIQPGDVLQINVSTPDKDVSQLFNPNLVSPPNPSGTGIDQGYLVDSTGYISLPIIGKLYVRDKTTKVINEEVTAELSKTLRNVYVSTRMVNFKVSVLGDVAHPGTFRIGAERASILDALSMAGDMNPSAIRKDVMVIRETDGVKYYTTLDLNSSKTLRSPYYYLANNDVIYIKPGPGKELGNSRILPLLPVILSVISLATTIVLLSK